Genomic window (Rathayibacter sp. VKM Ac-2760):
CCGGTCCGGCTGGCCCCGGCCGTCGTGCCGTTCGCGCTCCTCGTGCTCGCGCTGGCACTTGCGCTGCTCGTCCCGTCGGTCGGGCTCTGGTGGCTGCTGCTGCTGGTCCTGCAGCGGCCGCTCTCGCTGCTGCTGCTGCGCCGCGGCTAGGCGGCGGGCGTCCAGCCCAGCCGGGGCGCGATGTCCTGCGCGACGGTCTCCAGGATCCGCCGGTGCGAGGCGACCCCGCCGACGGCGGGCAGCGTGATCGTGAGCGAGTCCGCCTCGGCCAGCGCCGGATCGGCCGCGAGCGACGCGACGATCTCGTCGGCCGTGCCGACGTGCAGCGGGCTGAAGCGCATCGGCGCGGCGATGATCGAGCGGTCGGCGGTGCGCGGGCGGCCGTCGTCGTCCATCCGAGCGAGATAGCCCTCGATGAACGGGCGGTGCGCCTCCTCGTCGGCGGGACCGGTCAGCGGCAGCACGATCCGCCCTGCCGTGACCCGCGAGGTACGCCCGGGACGGGCGGCGGCGAAGGCCTCGCGGTAGGCGCGGATCTGCGCGGCCTGCTGCTCGGCGAACGGCAGCCCGGTCTCCTCCGTGTTCAGCGTGGAGACCTGGAGGTGCATGCCCTGCTCGCCGGCGCGCACGGCGGACGCTGTGGTGCCGGCGCCGTACCAGAGCCGGTCGGCGAGGCCCGGGGCGTGCGGCTGCTGCACGAGCGGATCGCCGACCGGCACCGACATCAGCGCCGACTCCGCGATGCCGAGGACCGTGCCCGAGAGCGCGTCGCGCAGGCGCTCGATCCGCTCCTGCGCCTCGGCGCGGAACTCGCGATCGGCCTGGCCGAAGACGCCGTCGAAGACCGAGGCGAGGTGCGCGAAGCCGCTGCTCACGCCGAGGTCGAGCCGGCCGCCGGAGAGCAGGTCGACGGTCGCCGCGTCCTCGGCGAGGCGGACGGGCGACTCGTAGCGCGCGCCGATCACGGCGGTGCCGAGGCGCAGGCGCCGGGTGCGCTGCGAGGCCGCCGCGAAGAAGGTCATCGGCGAGGCGAGGAAGCGCTCGAAGTGCCGCACCCGCACCCAGCCGGTGTCGTAGCCGAGCGCCTCGGCCAGCTCGAAGAGCGCGAGGCCGTCCTCGAGGCTGCGGGCGGCATCGCCGGGCTGCTCGGGTCCCTCCGGATACGGCACGAAGGTCAGGAAGTCGAGTCCGAGGCGGCGGGTCACGGCACGACGCTACCGCGCCGGAGACGACGGAACGGACGGGGCCGACCGCGCGAGGCGGCCGATCCCGTCCGTTCCGGACGTGCGGTGCGCTACAGCGCCGCGTAGACCTCGCGGAGCAGGTCCGCCGTCTCGGAGGGCGTCTTGCCCACGCGGACGCCGGCGGCCTCGAGGGCCTCCTTCTTCGCCTGCGCGGTGCCCGCGGAGCCGGAGACGATGGCGCCGGCGTGGCCCATGGTCTTGCCCTCGGGGGCGGTGAAGCCCGCGACGTAGCCGACGACCGGCTTGGTGACGTTCGCCTTGATGAAGTCGGCCGCGCGCTCCTCGGCGTCGCCGCCGATCTCGCCGATCATCACGATCGCCTTGGTCTCGGGGTCGGCCTCGAACGCCGCGAGGGCGTCGATGTGCGTGGTGCCGATGATCGGGTCGCCGCCGATGCCGATGGCGGTCGAGAAGCCGAGGTCGCGCAGCTCGTACATCATCTGGTAGGTCAGCGTGCCCGACTTCGAGACGAGGCCGATCGGGCCCTTGCCGGTGATCGTGGCGGGGGTGATGCCCACGAGCGACTCGCCCGGCGTGATGATGCCGGGGCAGTTCGGGCCGATGATCCGGGTCTTGTTGCCCTTCTCCTGCGCGTAGGCCCAGAACTCGGCCGAGTCCTGCACCGGGATGCCCTCGGTGATGACGACGAGGAGGCCGATCTCGGCGTCGATCGCCTCGATGACGGCGTCCTTCGAGAAGGCGGGCGGGACGAACGCGATCGACACGTCGGCGCCGGTGGCCTCGATGGCCTCCTTGACGGTGCCGAAGACGGGCAGCTCGACGTCGCCGTGGGTCACGGTCGTGCCGGCCTTGCGGGCGTTGACGCCGCCGACGACGTTCGTGCCGGCCTTGAGCATCAGCGCGGTGTGCTTGGTGCCCTCGCCGCCGGTGATGCCCTGGACGATGACCTTGGAGTCCTTGTTGAGGAAGATCGACATGCTTGTTCTCTGATTCCTTGAGTCGAGGGGTCGTTACGCGGCGGCGAGTGCGGCGGCCTTGTCGGCGCCCTCGTCCATCGTCGCGGCCAGGGTGATGAGCGGGTTGGCGGCGGCCTCGAGGATCGCGCGGCCCTCCTCCACCTTGTTGCCGTCGAGGCGGACGACGAGCGGCTTGGTCGCCGAGTCGCCGAGGATCTCGAGGGCCTGCAGGATGCCGTTGGCGACCGCGTCGCAGGCGGTGATGCCGCCGAAGACGTTGACGAAGACGCTCTTGACCTGCTCGTCGCCGAGGATCACGTCGAGGCCGTTCGCCATCACCTGGGCGGAGGCTCCGCCGCCGATGTCGAGGAAGTTGGCCGGCTTCACGCCGTTGTGCTTCTCGCCGGCGTAGGCGACGACGTCGAGCGTCGACATGACCAGGCCCGCGCCGTTGCCGATGATGCCGACCTCGCCGTCGAGCTTCACGTAGTTGAGGTCGTTCTCCTTGGCCTTGGCCTCGAGCGGGTCGGCCGCGTCCTTGTCCTCGAGCGCGGCGTGCTCGGCGTGGCGGAAGCCGGCGTTCTCGTCGAGCGAGACCTTGCCGTCGAGCGCGACGATGTCGCCCTCCTCGGTGAGCACGAGCGGGTTGACCTCGACGAGCGTCGCGTCCTCGCCGGTGTAGACGTCGTAGAGCTTGACCAGCACGGGGGCGACCTTGGCGATCAGCTCCTCCGGGAACTTCGCCGCGCGGGCGATCTCCTCGGCCTTGGCCTGGTCGATGCCCTGACCGGGGACGACCTCGACGCGGGCGAGGGCCTCGGGGCGCTCGACGGCGAGCTGCTCGATCTCCATGCCGCCCTCGTAGGAGGTGAGCGAGAGGTAGGAGCGGTTGGCCCGGTCGAGCAGGACCGAGAAGTAGAACTCGCGGTCGATGCGCGCACCGCCCGCGACCATGACGCGCTTGACGACGTGGCCCTTGATGTCCAGGCCGAGGATCGACTGCGCCGCCGCGAACGCGTCGTCCGCGGTCTTCGCGACCTTGACGCCGCCCGCCTTGCCGCGGCCGCCGATCTTGACCTGCGCCTTGACGACGGTGACGCCGCCCAGCTTCTCCGCCGCGGCGCGCACCTCCTCCGGCGTGTCGGCGACGATGCCGGGGAGCACGGGCACGCCGTACTTCTCGAACAGATCACGGGCCTGGTATTCGAAGAGATCCACGCTGCATTCCCATTCCGCGCCGAGCGCGCTTGCGTTTCGAGTCCGGGGGTGGCCCGTCGGAGGGTCGTGCGGTCCGAAGACCCGGCACGCCTCGGCGTCGGCGCTCTTGCGTGTCGACGCTGATCCTGGGCCGCGCCAACTCTACTCCGCACCCCGTCCGAGGTCCCTGCGCCGCGATGCACGGGCCGCGCGGCCGCCGGGCCGCGTACCGTGGCGGGATGGCCCGTCTTCCGCCCACCGGTCGCGACGTCTTCCGCGAGGGCGTCTTCCTGATCGCGGGGGCGCGCGCGATCCTGCTGCAGATCGCGCACCCCGCGGTCGGCGCCGGCGTCGCCGAGCACTCCGACTTCGTGCACCGCGCGCTCGGTCGGCTCTTCGGCACCCTCTCCTACCTCTACGCCCTGCAATTCGGCTCCGCGGAGGACGTCCGGACCGTGCAGCGCCGGGTGAACCGCGCGCACGGGCCGGTCCGCGGCCCCGGGTACACGGCCTTCGATCCGGAGCTGCAACGCTGGGTCGCCGCGACCATCGCCCAGTCGATGCTGCAGCTGCACGAGGGCGTCTTCGGGCCGCTCGGCCGGAGCGAGGCGGACGACCTCGTGCACCGCTCCCGCGTCGTCGGCACGGCGCTGCAGATGCCGGAGGAGCTGTGGCCCGCCTCCCGCGCGGACTTCGACGCGTACTGGGAGCGGGAGCTCGCGCGCCTCGAGGTCACCCCGGCCGCCCGCCGCGTCGCCCACGACCTGCTCGACGGCGGGATCGCCGCCTGGTGGCTGCGCCCGGTCGGCCCGTATCTCCGGCTGATGACGGCGGGGCTGCTGCCCGCTGAGCTGCGCGCGCCGTTCGGCTTCCGCTGGAGTGCCCGGCAGCAGAGGCGGTTCGACCGGGCGCTCGCCCGCACCTTCGCGGTCTATCGCGCCCTGCCTGCGGCGGTGCGCACGGCGCCGAGCCGATTCTTCCTCGCCCGCGTGCGCGCGGAGTCCGACCGGAGCGTCAGAAGCCGGGCGTGATCACCCAGCCCGCGTAGGCCGCCAGCTCGAGCCCCAGCGCCTGGGCCGCGGCCCGCGCCTCGTCCTGCCCGCGCTCGTCGCGGACGTCGACCGCGATCGGCACGCTGTCGCCGAACCCCGCGACCGAGACCCGGGCACTGGTCGGGCCGCTGTAGAGCGGGACGTGCGCGTCCGCGGTCCGCGCGCCGACCACCCGCGAGCCGGTCGCCTCCGCGATCACGGCGAGCGCGAACGGCGCCGTCGCGATGGTGTCGGTGTAGAGCGTCGCCTCGCCGCGCATGACCGTCTCCTCCGTGCTCGCCGGGTCCGTCCGATCGACACCGCAGCCGGTCCGACTGTACGGACGCCGCCGCGGAACCGCAGCCACTCCCCTTCTCGTCGCGCGGAGAGGATGATGACGCCTGCGGGCACTCGAAGAGGAGGCGTTCATGGACGCGGTCGTGGTCGGGATCGGCGGAGCGGGCCGGAGCGGGGCCGCCCTGCAGTGGGCACTCGAGTTCGCGCGGGCGCATCGCCTGCCCGTCGAGCTCGTCGCCGTGGTCGAGCCGCCCCGGGCCGGCCTGGGCGGCGCGGGCTCCGCGCAGCGCGTGCTCGCGGACGAGGCCCTCGACGAGGCCCGCTCGGTCGCCGCGGCGGACGTCCCGGAGGTGACCGTGCGCTCGCGAGTGCTCCAGGGCGCGACCGTCCCCGTGCTCGCCGACGCGGCTCCGGCCGGCGCCCTGCTGGTCCTCGGCGCCCACCCGCTCAGCCGTCGCGCCGTCGCCCGGAGTGCCCCGGTCGCCGTGCGGGTCGCCGCGGCCTCCCGCTCGGCGGTCGCGCTGATCCCCGAGCCCGACGGCGGGGAGCGGACCCGGACGGGGATCGCGGTCGGCGCGGACGGCTCGGAGGTCTCGCTCTCGGCGATCCGCTTCGCCGCCGACGAGGCCGACCGCCGGCACGAGCCGCTGCTCGCCCTGCACGCCTGGCAGCTCCCCGGGGCCTGGAGCGACTCCGTGCCGGTCGAGCGCCGCGTCATCGAGGCGATCGAGGAGGACGAGAACCTCCTGCTCGCCGAGTCGCTGGTCGGCCTCGGCGACTCGCACCCCGATCTCGAGGTGCGCCGCTCGCTCGTCCGCGGCGACCCGGTCGAGCGCCTCACCGCGCTCGCGGCCTCCTCGCGCCTCCTCGTGATCGGGAGTCACGGGCGCGGCGCGTTCCTACGCCTGCTGCTCGGCTCGGTCAGCCACAGCCTCGCGCTGAGCGTTCCGGGCCCGCTCGTCGTGCTGCGGCATCCCGAGCGCGCTCGCTGAGCATCCGGTGCGGCGCCCTTGAACGGCGCCGTTCGCGGATCTACCGTGAAGAACCCGGCGAACGCGCCGTGGCGGTCAACGACGACTGGAGCCCCGATGAGCATCACAGAACCGCGCACGACCGAGGCACCCGCCGCACCTCCGCCCACGGCCGGGTTCGGCAGCGTCTCGGTCGCGGCGATCCTGGCGGAGGCGGCGCGCCGCACGCCGACGACGATCGCGGTCCGGGTCGGCCCGCAGGCCATCGACTACCGGACCCTCTGGGAGCAGACCCGCGCCTACGCCGGCGCTCTCCGCGCGCACGGCGTCGGCCCGGGCGACCGGGTCGCCCTGCTGATCCCCAACGTCCCCGACTTCCCGCGCGGCTACTTCGCCGTCCTCGCCCTCGGCGCGGTCGTCGTGCCGGTGCACGCGCTGCTCAAGCACGACGAGATCGCCTACGTCCTCCGCGACTCCGGCGCCACCGCGCTGATCTGCGCCGCCCCGCTGCTGGCCGAGGGCGCCGCCGGCGCCGCGCAGGCCGACGTCCCCGTGCTGAGCGTGCTCGTGCCCGACGGCACCGAGAGCCCCTTCCCTCGCCTCGAGGACCTCGCCGCCGAGGCGACCCCGATCGACACCTACGTGCCGCGCTCGCCGTTCGACACCGCGACGATCCTCTACACCAGCGGCACCACCGGCCGGCCCAAGGGAGCGGAGGGGACGCACTTCGCGATCGTCTCGCAGTCCGACGTGCTCCTGATGAACACCTTCGATCTGCACCAGGGCGACGTGGTGCTCGGCGCGCTGCCGCTCTTCCACACCTTCGGCCAGGTCTGCGCGATGAACACCGCGTTCCGCACCGCGGCGACCGTGGTGCTCGTGCCCAAGTTCGACGGCGACGCCGCGCTCGAGGCGATGATCGCGCACGAGTGCACGGTGTTCGAGGGCGTCCCGACGATGTACGTCGCGCTGCTCGACGCCGCCACCCGACGCGACGACCGCCCGCCGCTGCGCTACGCGGTCTCCGGCGGCGCGGCGCTGCCCGTCGCCGTGATCGAGCGCTTCCGCGAGGTTTTCGGCGTCGAGATCTACGAGGGCTACGGCCTGACCGAGACCTCCCCGGTCGCGACCTTCAACCACGTCGGCGTCCCCCCGCGCGCCGGCACGGTCGGCACGCCGATCTGGGGCGTCGACGTCGAGGTCGCCCGCGCCGAGGTCGTCGACCGCATCGAGCTGCTCCCCCGCGGCGAGCTGGGCGAGATCGTGGTCCGCGGCCACAACCTGATGAAGGGCTACCTCGGCAATCCGGAGGCCTCGGCCGCTGCGGTCGTCGACGGCTGGTTCCGCACCGGCGACCTCGGGACCAAGGACGACGAGGACTACATCCGCATCCTCGACCGGACCAAGGACATGATCATCCGCAACGGCTACAACGTGTACCCGCGCGAGGTCGAGGAGGTCCTGATCGGCCACGCGGCCGTGGCGAACGCGGCGGTCTTCGGCGTCCCGGACGAGAAGCACGGTCAGGAGATCATGGCGGCCGTGGTGCTCGGCCCGTCGGCGACGGCGACCGCCGAGGAGCTCATCGCCTACGCGAACGAGCACCTCGCCGCCTTCAAGTTCCCCCGCCGCATCGAGTTCGTCGAGGCCCTCCCCCTGGGCCCCAGCGGCAAGATCCTGAAGCGCGAGCTCGTCGCCCAGTACTCCTGACCCCCTTCCGCGAGATGCCACTTGTGAGCGCCTTGCACGGCGTGTCGCGCTCACAAGTGGCATCTCGCGACGGGGAGCGCCGCGCAGAGCGTGACCTGTAAGGGGGACACGGAGGAGGGGCCACGTGGGGCATGCTGAGGCGTCCCGCCGCGCCTTCAGGAAGAACCTTCGATGAGCCCCCGCCACCCGCACCTCCCGCCAGACCTGCCCGACCGCGCCCGGCGGAACCGCCGCTCCGCCGATCGGCGGCCCGCCCCGCGGCCGTTCCAGCGCAGGCTCCAAGACAGTGTTCCCGCCGGCCCCGCCTCCGCCGACCGCAGCGCGTCCGGCCGCCGGCCACTGCGGGCGGGATCGCTGCGCCTCACCCGCCTCCGACTCACGCCGCTGCAGTGGATCGGCGGTGGCATCACCGCCTTCTTCGCGCTCGTCGCCTTGCTCTCCGGCGGGCCGTGGTCCGCGCTGGTCATGATCGCCCTCGTCGTCCTCGTCACGGCGGCCTACGGTGTGCTCCTGCGCCGCCCGACCTGGCTCGGACTGCCCCGCCGACGCCGGACGTCCGCGATGGCCGGCGGCGCGGCGATGCTCGCCCTGATCGTCGGCCTGTCGGCGTTCGGGTCGACGGCGACTACGGCGCCCACGGACGACCAGGCCGTCGCCTCCGGCCCCGAGAGCTCCGCGACACCCGCCGCCGCGCCGACCCGGACCGCGACCCCGGCTCCCACTCCGACCTCGACTCCCAGCCCGACACCGACGGTCGTGATCACGACCGAGACGGTCACCGAGACCGCCCCGATCGCCCGCTCCTCGCGCACCGAGGATGACCCGAGCGCAGCCCAGGGCACCAGCACCGTCGTCGCCGGCGCCGACGGTGTGCTCACGCGCACCTTCGAGGTCGTGAAGCACGACGGCGCCGAGGTCTCCCGCTCGCAGCTCTCGGAGGCGGTCACCACCCCCGTCGTCGACGACGTCACCCGCGTCGGCACGCTCGTCCCCGCTCCCGCCCCCGTCCCCGAGCCGGTCGGCTGCCACTCCAGCTACGCCGGCGAGTGCGTCCCGATCGCCTCCGACGGCGACTGCGCCGCGGGCTCAGGCAACGGCCCCGTCTACATCCAGGGTCCCGTCACGGTCGTCGGCCCCGACGACTACGACCTCGACCGCGACGGCGACGGCATCGCCTGCGACGCGTAGCCCTCTCCCCGCCGCGAGATGCCACTTGTGCACGCGACACGCCGTGAAAAGCGTGCACAAGTGGCATCTCGCGGAGGAGCGGGTCAGCCGAGCAGGGTCCAGACGAGCGAGGCGAGCACGCCACCGACCAGGGCGCCCGCGATCACCTGGGCGGGGGTGTGCGCGCCGAGGCGGACGCGCGACCAGCCGGTCCAGAGCGCGATCGGCACGGTGACGAGCAGCGACCAGGGGCCGTAGGCGATCAGCACCACCACCGCGCAGGTCGCGACGACGGCGGCGTGACCCGACAGCTTCCAGCCGAGGTTGACGACCCCGATCACCAGGAGCACCACCACCGTCACCACGCCGAAGGTCGTGACCGCGGCCGGCGCCCCGAGCGCCACGAGCAGCGCCAGCCCGACGACGATCGAGACCAGCGCGAGCCCGATCGGCAGCGCCCGCTCGCGGCGGTCCGGCACGTGGTGGTCGCCGCGGATCCGCCCCGCGCGCATCAGCAGCCGCACGACGAGGTACGGCAGGACCCCGACGAACAGCGCCGCCAGCGCACCCCAGGCCACCCCGAGCAGCGGCGGATCCGCGACCCGCGCCCCCACGATCAGCGGCACGACCATCGCGAGCACCGGCGGCGCGAACGCCTCCGTCGCCACCCGCGCCGCGAGCGGTCCGCGCCGGCCCACGGGCACCCGGCTCAGAGCTTCTCGATCGGCGCGACCTTGATCAGCAGCTTCTTCGCGCCGACCTGGTCGAAGAGCACGTGCGCGACCCGCTTGCTGCCCTCGCCGGTGACCGCGTTGACGCGGCCCTCGCCGAAGTCGGTGTGCCGGATGCGGTCGCCCGCGATCAGCTCCAGGTCGCCGTTGTCCCGCACCATCCCGGTGATCCGGTTGGGGAACTCGCCCTTCGCCTTCGGCGCCGCGGCGAGCGCCTGGCGGAACTCGGTGTTCGACTTCGAGCGGCCGAAGCCGGGCCGCTGCGCGTTGAGCGCCCGCGGCTGGGTGCCGCCGCGCGAGGTCGCCGCGCCCGGCGACTGCCGCCACTGGATCAGCTCGGACGGGATCTCCTGCAGGAACCGGCTCGGCATCGCGACCGACGTCTCGCCGTACTGCGCCCGGGTCATCGCGAGCGACAGGTAGAGCCGCTTGCGCGCGCGGGTGATGCCCACGTAGAACAGCCGCCGCTCCTCGGCCGGGCCGCCCGGCTCGTTCGCCGAGATGCGGTGCGGCAGCAGGTCCTCCTCGATCCCGGTGAGGAACACGGCGTCGTACTCGAGGCCCTTCGCGGTGTGCAGGGTCATCAGCGAGACGGTGCCGGAGTCGTCGTCGAGGTCGTCCGCCGCCGCGACGAGCGAGACCTCGGTGAGGAAGTCGACCAGCCCGCCGTCGGGGTTGTTGCGGGCGAACTCCTTGGTCACGGCGATGAGCTCGTCGACGTTCTCGGCGCGCGCCTCGTCCTGCGGGTCGCGGCTGGCGCGGAGCATGTCGATGTAGCCGCTGCGGGAGAGCAGCGCCGACAGCACCTCGTGCACCTTCGCCTCGCCCTCGGGCCGCGCCGGGTCGAGCATCAGCGCGCACTCGTCGAGCAGGGTCGCCAGGTCGACGATCGCCTTCGTCACCTTCGGCCCCATGCCCAGCGACCCGGCGTTGCGCATCGCCTCGCGCAGGGTCACCGCGTTGGTGTCCGCGAAGGACTGCAGCTGCGCCTCCGTCGCCGGGCCGATGCCGCGCTTGGGCGTGTTCATGATTCGGCGCAGCGCCAGCACATCGGCCGGGTTCGCGACGGTGATCAGGTAGGCGAGCGCGTCCTTGATCTCGGCGCGCTCGTAGAACTTGGTGCCGCCGAGGATCCGGTAGGGCAGCGCCGAGCGGATGAAGATCTCCTCCAGCGCACGGGTCTGCGCGTTGGTGCGGTAGAACACGGCGATCTCGTCGTAGCCGGTGCCGGCCGCGTGGATCCGGGCGATCTCGTCGACGACGAACTGCGCCTCGTCGTGACCCGAGTACCCGGTATAGCCGACGATCTTCTCGCCCTCGCCGCTGGCCGACCAGAGGTTCTTCGCGCGGCGGTCGAAGTTGTTCGAGATGACGGCGTTCGCGGCCGAGAGGATGTTCTGCGTCGAGCGGTAGTTCTGCTCGAGCAGGATCACCCGGCAGCCGGGGAAGTCGCGCTCGAACTCGACGATGTTCCGGATGTCCGCCCCGCGGAACGCGTAGATCGACTGGTCCGAGTCGCCCACCACGGTGAGCGAGGCCCCGGGGATCGAGCCGTCGGCCGTCACCGGGCCGCGGTAGGGCCGGTCGAAGGCGGCGGCCGCGATCGTCGCCGGCGGCACCGCCCGGGTCAGCTCGTGGATCAGCGAGTACTGCGCGTGGTTCGTGTCCTGGTACTCGTCGACCATCACGTGCCGGAACCGGCGCTGGTACTTCGCCGCGACGTGCGGGAAGGCGCGGAAGAGGTAGACCGTCTGCGCGATCAGGTCGTCGAAGTCGAAGGCGTTCGCGCTCTCGAGGGCGCGCGAGTAGGCGCGGAAGACCTGGAGGAACATCTCCTCGTTCGGGTCGCTCATGTTCGCGGTCCGCGCGTAGGAGTCGACATCGGCGAGCTCGTTCTTGAGCTTGGAGATCTTCGCCGAGGCGCTCGCGACCGTGATGCCGAGCGAGTCCGCCTCGAGGTCCTTCACGATCCGCTTGAGCAGCGCCCGCTGATCGCCGGAGTCGTAGATGGTGAACGACGAGGTCATGCCGAAGTTCTCGGCCTCGCGGCGCAGGATCCGCACGCAGGCGGAGTGGAAGGTGGAGATCCACATCCCCTCGGCGGCCTGGCCGACGATCTTCTCGACCCGCTCGCGCATCTCGGCGGCGGCCTTGTTGGTGAAGGTGATCGCGAGGATCTGGCTGGGCCACGCCTCGCCGCTGCCGAGCAGGCTCGCGATGCGCCGGGTGAGCACGCTCGTCTTGCCCGAGCCGGCACCCGCGACGATGAGCAGCGCGTCGCCGCGGTACTCGACCGCCTCGCGCTGCTGCGGGTTGAGACCCGCCACGAGCCGCTCGTGCTCGGGGTCGGTGCGCGCGGAGTCGCCGGAGGGCCCGCCGGGCACGCCGACGACGACCGGGGTGGCGCGGGAATCGCTCGGATCGAAGAGGAGGCTCATGTCCCTCCGAGTGTAGATCGACCCTCCGACACCCGGCGCTGGACGCCGCGCCGGTCAGGCGGCGCGCGGCCGCCGCACCGGCGCCGTGAGCGTCCCGCCGATGTCGAGCCCGCGCCAGGCCAGCGCGAAGCCCACCACCGCGACCGTCGAGGTCGCCACCGCGAGCACCTGCAGAAGCACGAACGCGGTGAGGTCCTTGGTGTCGTCCGGGTAGTACTGGATGCCCTGCACGGCGAGCGCCGCGAGCGTCAGAACCAGCACCGCGGAGCAGACGAGCAGCACCCGGACGACCGCGCGCCGCGGCGGCTTGCTCGGCGCGCGCCCCACCTGCGCCCGCGTCGACAGCCAGGCGCAGGCGAGCGAGGCGGAGGCGAGCGCGACCAGGTCGGCGCCCAGCACGTCGCTCGCGCGATGCCAGGAGGCGGCCATCGTCAGATTCCCGACCAGCACCACCACCGCCCCGCCGATCGTCAGCACCGCCGTGCGTCCCCGCCCGGGGACCACCATCGCCAGGGCGAAGACCACCGACACCGCGGCCGCCGTGTGCCCGCTCGGGAAGCTGCCGCCGGTGTACCAGGAGTCGGTCTCCACCAGCAGCGGCCGCTCGAGCACCACGTTCTTGAGGATCTGCGTCAGCCCCGCGGTGACCACGATCGAGCCGACGGAGGCGAGGGCGAGCGCCGGGCGTCGGCGGATCAGCGCGATCGCGGCGACGAGCAGCGCGCCGCCGATCATCGAGACCGGCGTGACGTCGGCGAGCGCGCCGGCCGCGGTGCCGGTGGCCCGCCCGAAGACGAGGTCGGCGCCGCGGAGGCCGGAGTTCTCCGCCGCCTGACCCTGCGGCGTCAGCACGGCGAGCCAGTAGACGACCGC
Coding sequences:
- a CDS encoding UvrD-helicase domain-containing protein, which encodes MSLLFDPSDSRATPVVVGVPGGPSGDSARTDPEHERLVAGLNPQQREAVEYRGDALLIVAGAGSGKTSVLTRRIASLLGSGEAWPSQILAITFTNKAAAEMRERVEKIVGQAAEGMWISTFHSACVRILRREAENFGMTSSFTIYDSGDQRALLKRIVKDLEADSLGITVASASAKISKLKNELADVDSYARTANMSDPNEEMFLQVFRAYSRALESANAFDFDDLIAQTVYLFRAFPHVAAKYQRRFRHVMVDEYQDTNHAQYSLIHELTRAVPPATIAAAAFDRPYRGPVTADGSIPGASLTVVGDSDQSIYAFRGADIRNIVEFERDFPGCRVILLEQNYRSTQNILSAANAVISNNFDRRAKNLWSASGEGEKIVGYTGYSGHDEAQFVVDEIARIHAAGTGYDEIAVFYRTNAQTRALEEIFIRSALPYRILGGTKFYERAEIKDALAYLITVANPADVLALRRIMNTPKRGIGPATEAQLQSFADTNAVTLREAMRNAGSLGMGPKVTKAIVDLATLLDECALMLDPARPEGEAKVHEVLSALLSRSGYIDMLRASRDPQDEARAENVDELIAVTKEFARNNPDGGLVDFLTEVSLVAAADDLDDDSGTVSLMTLHTAKGLEYDAVFLTGIEEDLLPHRISANEPGGPAEERRLFYVGITRARKRLYLSLAMTRAQYGETSVAMPSRFLQEIPSELIQWRQSPGAATSRGGTQPRALNAQRPGFGRSKSNTEFRQALAAAPKAKGEFPNRITGMVRDNGDLELIAGDRIRHTDFGEGRVNAVTGEGSKRVAHVLFDQVGAKKLLIKVAPIEKL
- a CDS encoding phosphatase PAP2 family protein → MKTRARITRRWITFAVLAALGVAVVYWLAVLTPQGQAAENSGLRGADLVFGRATGTAAGALADVTPVSMIGGALLVAAIALIRRRPALALASVGSIVVTAGLTQILKNVVLERPLLVETDSWYTGGSFPSGHTAAAVSVVFALAMVVPGRGRTAVLTIGGAVVVLVGNLTMAASWHRASDVLGADLVALASASLACAWLSTRAQVGRAPSKPPRRAVVRVLLVCSAVLVLTLAALAVQGIQYYPDDTKDLTAFVLLQVLAVATSTVAVVGFALAWRGLDIGGTLTAPVRRPRAA